The sequence ATATATTAGCAGACATTAAAATCATGAATGGAGGCATAAACATAAAATGGAAAAACTACTTAGCAAAGTAAGCAATCTAATTTTAATTGCCACAATTGCCAGTTCTTATTTATTATGGACTGCAGGCCTGAATACAGAAACAATGATGAAATTTTACTCACACTACGAATACAGTTTATTAATCTGTTTGATTGTTATTCTTTTACTTAATATAAAAAAATTAGATAAGACTGATTTCTTGCTGATTGGTACGAGTGGGGTTATCTTTATCTTTTATACGCTGACATCTTCAATTCGTCATAGTAATCGTTTTATCAATGCTAGCATTATGGTCATTATGCTATTGATATTATGTTATAGAAAAACGAAATTTGATAAAATTGATTTTGGAATTTTAGGTGCGATCATCGCTACTTTTTTTGGAATCACTTTATATAGAATTTTTACTGAGCTTCCCAAAATCGTTGCGCCGCATTCTATTTGGCAACGTGGTAATGAGTTTGACTCTATTTGGATTAACAGTAATACAATTGGAGCATCAGTGCTGTTTATGGTAATGATGCTATCTATTATTATAAAGCAAGCGTCAGGAAGTTTGATAAAATGGTTGGTAATACCTGTCTATGCTGCAGGAATAGCAGCAATTTGGGTTTGTCAGGCAAAGACGGCTTTCGCGGTTTTAATTTTATTTATTGTAATAGATAACCTACTGCCTAAACGATTCATTAAAAGTAACTGGCTGTGGTTGACTCTATTTTCACTAGTCCTAATCTTATTTCCGTTCATTTTTTATTATTGTGCTAACCTATCAACAATTAAATTTTTTTCAGGTAGAGAAAATTTATGGAAAGAATTTTTTGATTTTTGGTTTGTAAATAAGCAAAATGTCTTAATTGGGATGAAACCGTATGTCTTCCATTGGAAAAACTTAGGCATGCACAATAGTTACTTAAGTATCTTAAATAATCTAGGTATTCTAGGATATACGCTATTCTCGTTCTTTATTTTTGGTCAATTCTATTTTATGAGAAAAAAAGGAAGCTATTCAACTACTCAAATCAGTCTTGCTATAGCTTTTTTATGTGTGTTTGTTCTTTCTACTATGGAGGATATTTTGGTCTCTTATCATTGGATTCCATTGGCTTTTAGTTTTTTTGGCATATTAATTCAAAAAAATGGATCACATTTAAATAATGAACAAGACTTATCTCATAGAAATAAAAGAAGAAAACAACTGTCATAAGGGTAGTAACAGATTAAGGTGTTTTTTTTTAAGAGATATGATATTATTAGGGATGTAGCATTTATAAATAGCAATCTCAGTATTTTTAATGAGAAAGGAATAAAGTAATGGTAACTAAGAATGAATGGAACAATGCAAAGAGAATAATAATTATTATTTTTGATATTTTAGTATTTCATTTTTCCATTTTTGCAGGGTTTTGGCTAAAATTTGGAATGAATATCCCACAATATAATTTCGTGTCATATGAGCATTCAGTAGTGTATATCACAATTATTTTTGTTTTTTTAAACTTGTTGTTAGGAACATACGTATTTTATAATCGAACGGTCAATGACATCGTGTTTGTAACCGTGATAGGCCAAGTGCTGACTATCTTGTCTATTATGATTGTCGGTTTTGTTGGGCGTTGGTTCTCATTTCCGCGCTCAGTGTTGATTTATTCATTTATTGTTGGAATGATTTTGTTAAGTTTGTATAGAATGTTTATCTATTTTGTATACTTACGCATCAGTGAAGAAAAACGTGTTGTTATTATAGGATCAGCTAAAAGTACAATATCCGCAACGGCTAACTTTTTAACACACAAAAATAAAAAGCACAAAGTTGTTGATGTGATCCAGGCTAATTATTTTGAAAATTTAAAAAAAATCTTATCTAATGTTGACATTGTTTACATAGCAAGTCATATTGATGAAGAAGAGAAGCTAGATATATACGAATTAGTTATTGAACATGAAAAGAAATTATTTTTAAATACAAGCTTTGAAAATCTTGTTATGTTAAAACCTAATATGATGAATTTTGAAGATGAAAGCATCATTGAAGTATCTGATTTTAAAATTAAACCAGAATATGATTTCATAAAACGTTTATTTGATCTTGTAATAGCATTGTTATTATTAGTAATAACGTCTCCTATTATTTTGATTACAGCGATTTTGGTAAAAGTAACTTCAGCTGGACCTGTTGTTTACAAGCAAACAAGAATTACTTTAGGTCAAAAAGAATTTTCTATATTAAAATTTAGAACAATGTCAGCTACGGCAGAAGTAAATACTGGGCCAGTCTTGTCTTCAAGTAATGATAGCCGTGTTACGACTGTTGGAAGATATTTGAGAGCTCTTAGAATAGATGAATTGCCTCAATTGTTCAATGTTTTAAAGGGTGACATGTCTATAGTTGGACCACGCCCAGAACGTCCTTTTTTTGTAGATCAATTTAAAGAAGAAAATAAACACTATTACTTAAGACATAATGTACGAGCGGGCATTACTGGATATGCTCAAGTTTATGGGAAATATGCTTCTGACTATAATAGTAAATTAAATTTTGATTTACTTTATATCAAAAACTATTCAGTGTTATTAGATATGAAAATATTGTTGCAAACAATTAAGATTCTTTTTGATAAAATTTCATCAAAAGGTGTTGATGAAGAAGAACAAAGAGAAATTGAAAAAAACTTATTTTCTAAAAACAACATAAAGGTTTGGAATTAGCTTGGGAAATGGAGAATAAAAACTATAATGTATGGATAGATTTGTTTTTTGAATCTATCCATATTTCTAAATTAGGCTAATTTAAGTGGAGGAAAAAATGAGTAAAGTACATAATAATTCAGAAAAAACACCCAAAAAAAGAGTTTTGGTTTTTGGAATGAGTAATCTTTTGGGTGGCGTAGAAACATACATGTTAAATTATTACAATCATTTAGACCGTTCAAAGATACAAGTAGATTTTGTCACAATGTATCCAACAATGTATTTCGAAAAAGAAGTGGAAGCTAAAGGGGCTAAAGTATACCATGTAACTGAAGTTAAAAAAAATCCTCAAAAATTCATTTC is a genomic window of Enterococcus haemoperoxidus ATCC BAA-382 containing:
- a CDS encoding EpaQ family protein; this encodes MEKLLSKVSNLILIATIASSYLLWTAGLNTETMMKFYSHYEYSLLICLIVILLLNIKKLDKTDFLLIGTSGVIFIFYTLTSSIRHSNRFINASIMVIMLLILCYRKTKFDKIDFGILGAIIATFFGITLYRIFTELPKIVAPHSIWQRGNEFDSIWINSNTIGASVLFMVMMLSIIIKQASGSLIKWLVIPVYAAGIAAIWVCQAKTAFAVLILFIVIDNLLPKRFIKSNWLWLTLFSLVLILFPFIFYYCANLSTIKFFSGRENLWKEFFDFWFVNKQNVLIGMKPYVFHWKNLGMHNSYLSILNNLGILGYTLFSFFIFGQFYFMRKKGSYSTTQISLAIAFLCVFVLSTMEDILVSYHWIPLAFSFFGILIQKNGSHLNNEQDLSHRNKRRKQLS
- a CDS encoding sugar transferase; the protein is MVTKNEWNNAKRIIIIIFDILVFHFSIFAGFWLKFGMNIPQYNFVSYEHSVVYITIIFVFLNLLLGTYVFYNRTVNDIVFVTVIGQVLTILSIMIVGFVGRWFSFPRSVLIYSFIVGMILLSLYRMFIYFVYLRISEEKRVVIIGSAKSTISATANFLTHKNKKHKVVDVIQANYFENLKKILSNVDIVYIASHIDEEEKLDIYELVIEHEKKLFLNTSFENLVMLKPNMMNFEDESIIEVSDFKIKPEYDFIKRLFDLVIALLLLVITSPIILITAILVKVTSAGPVVYKQTRITLGQKEFSILKFRTMSATAEVNTGPVLSSSNDSRVTTVGRYLRALRIDELPQLFNVLKGDMSIVGPRPERPFFVDQFKEENKHYYLRHNVRAGITGYAQVYGKYASDYNSKLNFDLLYIKNYSVLLDMKILLQTIKILFDKISSKGVDEEEQREIEKNLFSKNNIKVWN